TCTTCCTCGTAGTTCCAGTCCGGCTCGTTGTCCTTCTTGCCGTCTCGCCACTCGATTCGTTCCGAGAGCCACTGAGCGATGTAGCCGAACTTCGGCGCGAGGGCGTTCGAGTAGCGGATCAGATCGACGGCATCGGCGCCCGCCTGGATCGTCAGCATCCCTCCGCCGACGACCGCCTCGGAGCGCACTCCTGTCACGTCCGCATAGGCGATTCGATGGAGAACCGCGCCCTGACCGTCCAGGGCGAGCACATCGCCGTCGGTCAGGACGAACCACCCTTCTCCGAAGGTTCCGTCGGCGTTGACGTCGGTGCTGGCGCTCAACACGACCGAGGCAGGGTCCAGTCCTGCCGCCGTCAACGCGTGGGTCCCTGCTGCTGGCAGCGCATCCAGCTCTGGCATCGTCGCGGCTCCTATCGCGCGTTCACAGACACGGACACGGGCGGGCATCGCGCTTGCGCCCGCTCATCGATGGGACGGCTCGTGCAGCGCGTCAACCTAGCCGAGACGGGGATTCGGCGAGCCGGTTGCGTTCCGACTCGCCGCGCCCGTCAGATATGGACGCCGTAGCGCTGGCAAAGCTTACGGATTCGCTTCATCGCGCCGCCGACCTGCCGCCCGTTTCGGTGGATGCCGAACAGGTGCTGGCTGACGACTCGCCGCGAGATCCCGAGCGTGTCGGCGACCTTTTGTTGCGACATGCCTTCCATGAAGTAGAGCTGCACGCAGTCACGCTGCCGGCTCGTGAGCTCTTGCTCGATGAACCGCATCAAGGCGCGGACCAGTTCGCGCTTCTGGTTCAGCCGGTCGGCGCTGTCGGCGGTGCGCCGGACCGGTTTCCAGAGAGCGCGTCCCGCAGAGAACGCGTCCAGCTTGTGCGGTTCAACGGGTACCTCCCAAAACGCGGGATTCCCGGAAGCCATTCTGACTCCTCGCACCATCCTGACTCGGCATGGCACGCCCCACTTCGACCTGGGCACCGTACTGCACGGCTCGCCCCGGGCACGGAGTGGCACTCCGAGTGAATCGAAACCTAGTGTGTGGTGATAGACAGAACGCGCGCGTTGGGTTACTGGTGACGCCGGATCATTTCGAACTTCCCCTGCCATCTGGCGTTGCGGCTGGATCGCCGCCCCATGGTCGAGTGAACCGTCTGATGTGGCATGAGGAATCTCACTTCGGGCGAAGATGAGAACGTGTGTTCGCGTCCGACGCCTTGGCGACGTTCTGGCGTGCGAGGAAGAACGTGTGTCAGGCGTATCGTGCCGTGTCCCGGCCGGTCGCTCCCTCTGCGAGAGCCTTCGTTCCCATCCTCAAGCCGCGAATCCGTGATCGACGTCCAGCAACGTATCGCGCGCCACCGAACCGGCGCGCGCCCAAGCGCCGCTCTGGAAACGGGTCCGGATCATTCGATCTTTCCTTTCCTCTGGTGGTGCCCGTCGAGTGACTTCAAGTTGGGAGGCTCATCCGGTTGCCCGGATGCTTGGGATGCCTCGCGGTTGCCGCCGCTCGGCTCTTTGCAGTCTAGCCCAAGAGAGCGCGGAGGGCAAGTCCGAGCTCGCGCTCTTCCTCGCTCCCCCGCGCTTCACAACCTGAAGCGCCCTCGCGGGCGTTGGTCAACGCTTACGCGAAGACACCTCCAATTGTGTCGACCATTTATGTCCTCCTTTCTTTGTTCCCCGGTCCCGGCGCGGTTGCCCGCGTCGAGTCCGGTGATTTCGAGGTGGGCACAGGACATACCTTCCCCACCTCCACTGGTTCCCCGTCGTGGATGCACTTTTCGTTGTGTCTGTCAGGATTTCGCAGCCAGAAGTCCGTGCCTGCCATCCGTCCCAGTGGCGTGGTCGAGGGCTTGTGCCCGGGGATCGGAGCGACGGATGTTACGTTCGCGACGACAGTGGGTCCGCTAGCAGGCATCTGGGACAATCAACGCTGTATCACGCTGTTCCCGATCCATGCTTCCTTGTCCTGAATGGACCTCAGGAGAAGTGCACCACGCCCAAACCCCTGTATCGAGACAGGTTTCAGGCAAAGTGGTCCCGAAGCTGGCTCTCGGGATTGCTCTCTGGTTCAGTAATGGCGCGGGTTTTCTGGGTATTGGGGTTGGGGTGAGTGATGGGATTTGAACCCACGACCACTTGATCCACAGTCAAGCGCTCTACCGACTGAGCTACACTCACCACGCGGTAAGATGGTACCCCCCAAGGTTAGGCAAGGCAAGCGCCACGAAGCCGCGCGAGGGCTGTTTCACGAATGGTTGGGTGATGGAAGAATCGTGATGACGAGTCATGGGTGTGAAAGGAGTCATTCACGATGCAACGACCTCCATCGCTCGCAGAGAGATGAGCGTTCGTGTCGAATCCACACCGAGCGTCGAAGGTGCAGCATTCTCTGGCGACGATCCTGCTGCAGTTGTGCT
The Candidatus Poribacteria bacterium genome window above contains:
- a CDS encoding sigma-70 family RNA polymerase sigma factor — protein: MAGEVRNDPASPVTQRARSVYHHTLGFDSLGVPLRARGEPCSTVPRSKWGVPCRVRMVRGVRMASGNPAFWEVPVEPHKLDAFSAGRALWKPVRRTADSADRLNQKRELVRALMRFIEQELTSRQRDCVQLYFMEGMSQQKVADTLGISRRVVSQHLFGIHRNGRQVGGAMKRIRKLCQRYGVHI